CGCTTCGTCCATGTAAGGCGTAGAGACAAGGATGGTGATGCCCTGCTTCTTCAAGTTGAGCAGCATCCCCCAAAACTCTTTGCGCGAGACGGGGTCGACCCCCGTGGTCGGCTCGTCGAGGAACAAGACTTCGGGCTTGTGAATCAAGGCACAGCTTAGCGCCAGCTTCTGTTTCATGCCTCCCGAGAGCTTGCCTGCCATCCGGTGCTTGAACGGCTCGATCTGCCGGTAGATGTCCGCTATCAGGTGATAGTTCTCTTCGATGGTGGTGTTGAATACCGTGGCGAAGAATTGCAGGTTCTCTTCCACCGTCAGGTCCTGGTAGAGCGAGAACTTGCCCGGCATATACCCGATGATGTTCCGTATCTTCCGGTAATCCCTTGCCACGTCGTACCCCTTCACTTGCGCCTGCCCCCGGTCGGCAAGCATCAAGGTGGTGAGGATGCGGAAAAGCGTGGTCTTCCCCGCCCCGTCCGGTCCGATAATGCCGTACAGTTCGCCTTCGTTTACGGAAAAGCTCACACCGTCCAGTGCCTGCACCTTGCCGTATGCCTTGTATAACTGGTCCACTATTACCGCGCTCATGTTTTTTTATTTACGATTTTACGATTTTTGGATTGCCAATCCGGCATGCCCCAATTATTAATTGTTAATTATTAATTGTTAATTATTAATTGTTAATTATTAATTGTTAATTGTCAATTATCTTGATTTCCCCATACATCCCTTTCTTGATGTATCCGTCGTTCTTTACCCTTACCTTTACGGCATACACCAGGTTGGCACGCTCGTCACGGGTCTGAATGGTTTTGGGAGTGAACTCCGCCTTACCGGCTATCCACGACACCGTGCCGGTGTATTCTCGCCTTCCGTCTTCCCCCTCATCGGCATATACCTTCACCTGCTGGCCTACCTTCAACGTAGTCAGCTGGGGAGCGGTGATGTACACACGGAGGTACATATCGGTAAGGTCGCCTACCTTGAACAGGCTCCGTCCCTGCGCCGCCAGCTCTCCCTGCTCGGCATATTTCGCAAGCACCGTTCCTTTCACGGGGCTGGTGATGACGCATTTCGCTATCTGGTCTTCGACTTGCCCGATTTGCGCTTCCAGCATCAAGACCTGCCCGCTTACGCTCCGGTTTCCGTTCTCCAAGGTCTCGACCTGCGCGGCAAGCCGTTTTTCGAGGACGGCAAGCCCCGAACGGATGTCATCCAATTGCTTTTGGTTGGCAGCTTTCTCGCACACCAGATTCTCATAGCGTTGTTGTTCCCGCTTCTGCGTCGCTATTTCCTGGCGGAGCGAAGCGATTTGCCTTCCCACATCATAGCGGCGGCTGTCCGTAGCCATCAGGTTTCCCAAAAGTTCTTCTTTCTTCAGGTGAAGCTGGACGGTATCTATATAGCCTACCGCCTGCCCGGCTTCCACTTGATTCCCTTCCTCGGCGTCCAGGCGCATAATCTCGCCCGTTCCCCTTGCGGAAACGGTCACTTCGGTGGTCTCGAACACCCCCGACGCATCATAGTCCCCGCTTCCTCCCTTACACGAAGCGAGCAATGCCACCCAACCGATGGCTGCATAATAAGCATGTATCGTTTTCATCTTCTCCTGTATTTAAGTAACTAATTATAATTAGGTTGTATTAATAGACTGTTTTGAAACGCGGATTAACGCAGATTAGCGCGGATAATCATTTATAGTCAATCAGAAATGAATTGCGAAAAATCATTTGTCATGCTGAACGAAGTGAAGCATCTCGGATGCGCCCACGTGGATGTACACGAGATCCTTCACATTCGTTCAGGATGACAATACATCAAGATTTTTTCGCAAACCAATTTTGTTTTACTATAATTATCCATTCAATCTGCGTGAATCTGCGAAAATCTGCGTTTCTTCGTCATATCAATTAATTTTGCACATTCACTTATTCCCGGTATTGGTCACATATTTCAGGTTATAAATAGCCAGCAGCAATTCGATTTCGTGCAGGATTTTGTCCTGAATGGCGGATTGCTCGGCATGGATATCCCGCGTCAGGTCGGTTCCCGACAAGGTGCCGTTCGCCATCTTGGCTTCCGAAGCCCGCTTCACGGAACCTCGCAAGGCGATAATCTCGTCATCGTATTCCAGCTGGTCGAAATATTTGTCGATAGCGGCATTGCGCTGGGCGACATCGAGTGACGTGTTGAAAAGAAATGTCTCCCG
The Phocaeicola salanitronis DSM 18170 genome window above contains:
- a CDS encoding ABC transporter ATP-binding protein, with amino-acid sequence MSAVIVDQLYKAYGKVQALDGVSFSVNEGELYGIIGPDGAGKTTLFRILTTLMLADRGQAQVKGYDVARDYRKIRNIIGYMPGKFSLYQDLTVEENLQFFATVFNTTIEENYHLIADIYRQIEPFKHRMAGKLSGGMKQKLALSCALIHKPEVLFLDEPTTGVDPVSRKEFWGMLLNLKKQGITILVSTPYMDEATLCDRIALVQGGAFLEVDTPQGIVARYPSTLLAVRSGKMHRLLGDLHGYPYVNTSFSFGTAFHVTLAAEGSPEALKAYLVQRGHPDVEVQVIPPSVEDCFMLLSHGTQRHGDTEKDLSFALQ
- a CDS encoding HlyD family secretion protein, producing MKTIHAYYAAIGWVALLASCKGGSGDYDASGVFETTEVTVSARGTGEIMRLDAEEGNQVEAGQAVGYIDTVQLHLKKEELLGNLMATDSRRYDVGRQIASLRQEIATQKREQQRYENLVCEKAANQKQLDDIRSGLAVLEKRLAAQVETLENGNRSVSGQVLMLEAQIGQVEDQIAKCVITSPVKGTVLAKYAEQGELAAQGRSLFKVGDLTDMYLRVYITAPQLTTLKVGQQVKVYADEGEDGRREYTGTVSWIAGKAEFTPKTIQTRDERANLVYAVKVRVKNDGYIKKGMYGEIKIIDN